A part of Bacteroidia bacterium genomic DNA contains:
- a CDS encoding T9SS type A sorting domain-containing protein, which produces MKWFYLIIIVFSFVSVSGQTLNRSNFPSVGDAFRVGSNSAIIQINPGSAGMNQNWNFTNILTESVDSVFIKDPITLVEGEQFPDANMAIETIKGTLFLSVDNNEAIQLGALTDPGLGQFVTFRHKKPLKFLTFPLSFGESFIDSTVFLDSLASAKEISQGAIDSAHIIRYTKRNLLVDATGTLVLEAGTFTNCLRIKKVEYSMDSTYFKGGLVGQNWVAGLPAFGIPAARLDTITTYEWWNASDKFPLLSIEIGKKDTVKSITLKPSNISRRELTLNSSTTVFPNPSSGTFSISWEKPLPTSAVISVIDLNGKTIYTQEVNAQATEDRISLPQAIQDGHYRIVVKSTSGELLIEKPILLSR; this is translated from the coding sequence ATGAAGTGGTTTTACTTAATTATCATTGTTTTTTCATTTGTTAGCGTTTCTGGTCAAACCTTAAATCGCTCTAATTTTCCATCAGTAGGAGATGCATTCAGAGTAGGTTCAAATAGTGCCATTATCCAAATAAATCCGGGTAGTGCCGGTATGAACCAAAACTGGAATTTTACAAATATCCTTACGGAATCTGTGGACTCCGTCTTTATCAAAGACCCAATAACCCTTGTAGAAGGCGAGCAGTTTCCTGATGCCAATATGGCAATAGAAACTATTAAAGGTACTTTGTTCCTATCAGTAGATAACAATGAAGCTATCCAATTAGGTGCATTAACCGACCCCGGGCTCGGGCAGTTTGTTACTTTCCGCCATAAAAAACCACTTAAATTCCTAACATTTCCATTGTCTTTTGGAGAAAGTTTTATTGATAGCACAGTATTCTTAGATTCTTTAGCAAGTGCTAAAGAAATTTCACAAGGAGCTATTGATTCAGCACACATTATTCGCTATACAAAACGCAACTTATTGGTAGATGCCACAGGCACATTAGTACTTGAAGCCGGAACATTTACAAACTGCCTGAGAATAAAGAAAGTAGAATATTCTATGGACTCGACTTACTTCAAAGGCGGGTTAGTTGGGCAAAATTGGGTTGCTGGCCTGCCAGCTTTTGGAATACCCGCAGCACGCCTCGATACCATAACGACTTATGAATGGTGGAACGCCAGCGATAAATTCCCACTCCTTTCTATCGAAATCGGTAAAAAAGACACAGTAAAAAGCATCACTTTAAAACCCAGCAATATTTCCAGACGAGAATTAACCCTAAATAGCAGCACTACTGTATTTCCCAACCCATCTTCCGGCACGTTCTCAATCTCTTGGGAAAAACCATTACCAACTTCAGCAGTTATCTCCGTTATTGATCTTAACGGCAAAACTATTTATACTCAAGAGGTTAATGCTCAGGCAACAGAAGATAGAATATCTTTACCACAGGCAATTCAAGATGGTCATTACCGAATTGTGGTTAAATCTACCTCTGGCGAACTCCTAATAGAAAAGCCAATATTGCTAAGCCGATAA